A single region of the Scyliorhinus canicula unplaced genomic scaffold, sScyCan1.1, whole genome shotgun sequence genome encodes:
- the LOC119960920 gene encoding zinc finger protein 850-like produces EKPWKCADCGKGFTYPSKLETHRRVHTGERPFTCSTCGKGFAKSSNLLSHQRVHTGERPFTCSTCGKGFTQSSHLLSHQRVHTGERPFTCSTCGKGFAKSSKLLSHQRVHTGERPFTCSTCGKGFAKSSKLLSHQRVHTGERPFTCSTCGKGFTHSSTLRKHQRVHTGERPFTCIKCGKGFTESSNLLSHQRVHTGERPFTCSQCGKGFTESSNLLSHQRVHTGERPFTCSTCGKGFTRSSTLRKHQRVHTGERPFTCSQCGKGFTESSNLLSHQRVHTGARPFTCSTCGKGFTQSSHLLSHQRVHTGERPFTCSTCGKGFTESSTLRKHQQIHTGERPFTCSTCGKGFTESSQLRKHQRVHTGERPFTCSTCGKGFTQSANLLRHQRVHSGERPFTCSTCGKGFTESSTLRQHQRVHTGERPFTCSTCGKRFTQSSTLRKHQRIHTGEKPYTSSGPMRQKCSRTEEKPWKCADCGKGFTYPSKLETHRRVHTGERPFTCSTCGKGFAKSSNLLSHQRVHTGERPFTCSTCGKGFAKSSNLLSHQRVHTGERPFTCSTCGKGFAKSSNLLSHQRVHTGERPFTCSTCGKGFAKSSKLLSHQRVHTGERPFTCSTCGKGFTQSSNLLRHQRVHTGERPFTCSTCGKGFTQSSNLLSHQRVHTGERPFTCSTCGKGFTQSSNLLSHQRVHTD; encoded by the coding sequence gagaaaccgtggaaatgtgcggactgtgggaaaggattcacttacccatccaagctggaaactcatcgacgtgttcacactggggagagaccattcacctgctccacgtgtgggaagggattcgctaagtcatccaacctgctgagtcaccagcgagttcacacaggggagaggccattcacctgctccacgtgtgggaagggattcactcagtcatcccacctgctgagtcaccagcgagttcacacaggggagagaccattcacctgctccacgtgtgggaagggattcgctaagTCATCCAAACTGctcagtcaccagcgagttcacactggggagagaccattcacctgctccacctgtgggaagggattcgctaagTCATCCAAACTGCTCagtcaccagcgtgttcacactggggagaggccattcacctgctccacctgtgggaagggattcactcattcatccaccctgcggaaacaccagcgtgttcacactggggagagaccgttcacctgcatcaagtgtgggaagggattcactgagtcatccaacctgctgagtcaccagcgagttcacactggggagagaccattcacctgttcccagtgtgggaagggattcactgagtcatccaacctgctgagtcaccagcgagttcacactggggagagaccgttcacctgctccacgtgtgggaagggattcactcggtcatccacactgcggaaacaccagcgagttcacactggtgagagaccattcacctgttcccagtgtgggaagggattcactgagtcatccaacctgctgagtcaccagcgagttcacacaggggcgagaccattcacctgctccacgtgtgggaagggattcactcagtcatcccacctgctgagtcaccagcgagttcacactggggagagaccgttcacctgctccacgtgtgggaagggattcactgaatcatccacactgcggaaacaccagcaaattcacactggggagagaccgttcacctgctccacgtgtgggaagggattcactgaatcatcccaactgcggaaacaccagcgtgttcacactggggagagaccgttcacctgctccacgtgtgggaagggattcactcagtcagccaacctgctgagacaccagcgagttcacagtggggagagaccgttcacctgctccacgtgtgggaagggattcactgaatcatccacactgcggcaacaccagcgagttcacactggggagagaccattcacctgctccacgtgtgggaagagattcactcagtcatccacactgcggaaacaccagcgaattcacactggggagaaaccgtacacatcatcaggccccatgagacagaaatgcagccgcactgaggagaaaccgtggaaatgtgcggactgtgggaaaggattcacttacccatccaagctggaaactcatcgacgtgttcacactggggagagaccattcacctgctccacgtgtgggaagggattcgctaagtcatccaacctgctgagtcaccagcgagttcacacaggggagaggccattcacctgctccacgtgtgggaagggattcgctaagtcatccaacctgctgagtcaccagcgagttcacacaggggagaggccattcacctgctccacgtgtgggaagggattcgctaagtcatccaacctgctgagtcaccagcgtgttcacactggggagagaccgttcacctgctccacgtgtgggaagggattcgctaagTCATCCaaactgctgagtcaccagcgtgttcacactggggagagaccgttcacctgctccacgtgtgggaagggattcactcaatcatccaacCTGTTgcgtcaccagcgagttcacactggggagagaccattc